Proteins from one Cryptomeria japonica chromosome 4, Sugi_1.0, whole genome shotgun sequence genomic window:
- the LOC131074654 gene encoding fructose-1,6-bisphosphatase, chloroplastic, whose product MATASVHGFSSLHHLVQGHPPTISRSPQRLSAPLSIPTISNFGCVANLSDGRKNVLSVRNRAVASEQSKTQEEQVQTKKKSVYDIQTLTAWLLRQEQSGVIDGELVIVLSSISLACKQIASLVQRAAISNLTGLQGETNVQGEDQKKLDVVSNEVFSSCLRWSGRTGIIASEEEDIPVAVEETYSGNYVVVFDPLDGSSNIDAAVSTGSIFGIYHPNNECLTDIGDDATELGKSAERCIVNVCQPGSNLQAAGYCMYSSSVIMVLSVGKGVYGFTLDPMYGEFVLTHQDIKIPKKGKIYSFNEGNYELWDENLKKYMNDLKDPGPSGKPYSARYIGSLVGDFHRTLLYGGIYGYPADKKSKNGKLRLLYECAPMSYIVEQAGGKGSDGHKRVLDIQPQEVHQRVPLYIGSTEEVEKLEKFLS is encoded by the exons ATGGCCACAGCTTCAGTGCATGGATTCTCCTCTCTTCATCATCTTGTGCAGGGCCATCCTCCCACCATATCAAGATCTCCCCAAAGACTCTCTGCCCCTCTTTCAATTCCCACTATTTCGAATTTTGGGTGCGTTGCAAATTTGTCAGATGGGAGGAAGAATGTGTTGAGCGTGAGAAACAGGGCAGTGGCTTCTGAGCAGAGCAAAACACAAGAAGAGCAGGTGCAGACAAAGAAGAAGAGCGTGTATGACATCCAGACTCTCACGGCCTGGTTGCTCAGACAAGAACAGAGCGGTGTCATTGATGGCGAGCTGGTAATTGTGCTCTCAAGTATTTCCTTGGCCTGTAAGCAAATTGCTTCTCTTGTGCAAAGAGCAGCCATTTCCAACCTCACCGGCCTTCAGGGAGAAACCAATGTTCAGGGCGAGGATCAGAAGAAGCTCGACGTTGTTTCAAATGAG GTATTTTCAAGTTGCTTGAGATGGAGTGGCAGAACAGGAATTATAGCATCTGAAGAGGAAGACATACCGGTGGCAGTCGAAGAGACCTATTCTGGAAACTACGTTGTCGTCTTCGACCCGCTTGATGGGTCCTCCAACATCGATGCAGCCGTCTCCACTGGTTCTATTTTTGGCATTTACCATCCCAATAACGAATGTCTCACAGACATTGGGGATGATGCCACTGAG TTGGGTAAGAGCGCGGAGAGATGCATAGTGAATGTGTGTCAGCCAGGAAGCAATCTGCAGGCAGCAGGGTACTGCATGTATTCGAGCTCTGTGATAATGGTACTATCTGTGGGGAAGGGTGTGTACGGTTTTACCTTGGATCCCATGTATGGAGAATTCGTGCTGACCCATCAAGATATAAAGATCCCAAAGAAAGGAAAGATCTATTCTTTCAATGAAGGAAACTATGAGCTGTGGGATGAGAACCTGAAAAAGtatatgaatgatctcaaggacccaGGTCCTTCTGGCAAGCCCTACTCTGCTCGCTACATCGGGAGTCTTGTGGGAGATTTCCACAGGACATTGTTATATGGAGGGATCTATGGCTACCCTGCCGACAAGAAGAGCAAAAATGGGAAATTGAGACTTCTGTATGAGTGCGCCCCAATGAGCTACATTGTAGAGCAAGCTGGTGGGAAAGGCTCTGATGGACATAAAAGGGTGCTGGATATACAACCCCAGGAGGTCCATCAACGGGTTCCTTTATATATTGGAAGCACTGAGGAGGTGGAGAAACTAGAAAAATTCTTAAGCTGA